A stretch of the Streptomyces ortus genome encodes the following:
- the pstC gene encoding phosphate ABC transporter permease subunit PstC: MTTETLTRPPVEPATDSRPRPSKWIWAWLYAGASAVAALLLVVVGYLGAGVTSGHVDWPELLTESEWSPANSVYGGLAMIYGTAVVCALALVIAVPVSWGAAVALSEYLPPRLARPLRMCVELLAAVPSIVYGLIGIMVVRPVIARIADVPGGDSLLAAGIVLAVMIIPTVVAVSVDALAAVPDRVREAAYSLGLTRREVIRSAVLPLARSGMRAGVLLGLARALGEAIAVFLVVGRADGRLPTTFGEFFDSLSHPGQTLTTKLAGPEPVLAGTSGPYFAAICGLGLVLLAFVAAITVWGTRGRTRDATAERSPKFRGMSRMRLQRDRLAMTLRLGALLLPSALLIGMLALLVTRGSSAFNPSFWFTSAAGAAGGGVRDQIVGTTLLIATTGILALPLGFGAGILIGVHASERTARVLQTFTVVLGGAPTILLGLAGFVILSTTMGWGRSWLAGAIVLVPVVVPVIALTTSARVRSIPPELTESAMSLGLTRAQYVRSVVVPYTWPATITGLLLGLARAAGETAPLLFTATVFFGAPTVPSGIVESPVQALPTHIFTLSQDSGDPQAVAQAWGSAMVLVLITAVLLSAAVALRNRFEGERWTT, from the coding sequence ATGACCACCGAAACTCTGACCCGGCCGCCCGTCGAACCTGCCACCGACAGCCGCCCGCGCCCGTCGAAGTGGATCTGGGCCTGGCTGTATGCCGGGGCGTCCGCCGTGGCGGCACTCCTCCTGGTTGTCGTCGGCTATCTCGGCGCAGGAGTCACCAGCGGACACGTCGACTGGCCGGAACTGCTGACCGAATCCGAGTGGAGCCCGGCCAACTCGGTGTACGGCGGCCTGGCGATGATCTACGGCACCGCCGTGGTGTGCGCTCTCGCCCTCGTCATCGCCGTACCCGTCAGCTGGGGGGCGGCCGTCGCGCTGTCGGAGTACCTCCCGCCTCGCCTGGCGCGACCGTTGCGCATGTGCGTGGAGTTGCTCGCCGCCGTCCCGTCCATCGTCTACGGCCTCATCGGCATCATGGTCGTCCGTCCGGTCATCGCTCGGATCGCCGACGTGCCCGGCGGGGACAGCCTGCTGGCCGCCGGGATCGTCCTCGCCGTCATGATCATCCCGACTGTCGTGGCCGTCAGCGTGGACGCGCTCGCCGCGGTACCGGACCGTGTCCGCGAGGCCGCCTACTCGCTGGGCCTGACCCGCCGGGAAGTGATCCGTTCCGCGGTGCTTCCGCTGGCGCGGTCCGGCATGCGAGCGGGTGTTCTGCTCGGTCTGGCCCGTGCCCTGGGTGAAGCCATCGCCGTGTTCCTGGTCGTGGGGCGGGCGGACGGGAGACTGCCCACCACCTTCGGGGAGTTCTTCGACTCACTGAGCCACCCTGGTCAGACCCTCACGACGAAGCTCGCCGGACCGGAACCCGTACTGGCGGGAACGTCCGGCCCCTATTTCGCCGCGATCTGCGGACTCGGCCTCGTCCTTCTGGCCTTCGTGGCCGCCATCACGGTCTGGGGCACACGAGGCCGCACCCGCGACGCAACGGCCGAACGCTCCCCCAAGTTCCGCGGCATGTCGCGGATGCGTCTGCAGCGCGACCGACTGGCGATGACGCTGCGGTTGGGGGCCCTGCTTCTGCCCAGCGCCCTCCTCATCGGCATGCTGGCCCTGCTGGTGACGCGAGGGAGTTCGGCATTCAATCCCTCCTTCTGGTTCACGTCAGCAGCAGGCGCGGCAGGAGGGGGCGTACGCGACCAGATCGTCGGCACCACGTTGCTCATCGCCACCACGGGCATCCTGGCCCTGCCGCTCGGCTTCGGTGCGGGCATCCTGATCGGTGTCCACGCATCCGAGCGCACGGCACGCGTGTTGCAAACCTTCACGGTCGTCCTGGGCGGGGCGCCGACCATCCTGTTGGGGCTCGCCGGATTCGTCATCCTGTCCACCACGATGGGCTGGGGCAGGTCCTGGCTGGCGGGTGCGATCGTGCTCGTTCCCGTCGTGGTGCCGGTGATCGCCCTGACCACCTCCGCACGCGTCAGGAGCATCCCTCCCGAACTCACCGAGAGCGCCATGTCACTGGGGCTGACGCGCGCACAGTATGTGCGTTCCGTCGTCGTCCCGTACACCTGGCCGGCCACGATCACCGGTCTGCTGCTCGGCCTGGCACGCGCCGCGGGCGAAACCGCCCCGTTGCTTTTCACGGCGACCGTCTTCTTCGGTGCGCCCACCGTACCGAGCGGGATCGTGGAGTCACCGGTGCAGGCGCTGCCCACCCACATCTTCACTCTTTCCCAGGACTCGGGGGACCCGCAGGCGGTCGCTCAGGCGTGGGGGAGCGCCATGGTGCTGGTCCTGATCACTGCAGTACTCCTCAGCGCGGCAGTCGCGCTGCGCAACCGCTTCGAGGGGGAGCGATGGACAACGTAA